CCGCCATCCCCGTGCGGCGGACGAGGTCCGGCAATGTGCTCCCATCGGTCCCGGAGGACTCCACGGCCAGCAGGAGCACTCCCTCCGGATCCTGAGACTCCAGGATCCGGAGGTGCACGAGGACCGTGGGGTCCTGCCTCCGGGAACGGGGTGGGTTTACCTGGAGCACCTCCCCTCCGCCCCAGGTCAGCATGGGTGAGGGGCGGCGGATCACGAAGGGATCACCGAAGGCAGCCGTAATGGGCTGCTCCAGCCGGATGTGGGCGAAGCCGGCTGCCCCGGGGGACAGAGTCGCTCCCTCCAGAAGGAATGCCCGACCGATGGCCTCCGCGGTTCCCAGGTACAACCGGACCCGGTCTCCGTGCCGCAGCGCGGGAGTTCCCGGGAGCAGCTGAAGGCGTACGTCCAGGGAGGTAGCCGCCTCAAACGCCCCCGGAGTCACCAACACGTCTCCCCGCCCCACCTCCTCCCGGGAAATCCCCAGAAGGTTGAGGGCCACCCGCTGCCCCGCCCGCACCTCGGGTACCGGTCTCCCGTGGGATTGAATGCCCCGCACCCGCACCGTCCGCCCCGAAGGGAGGATCTGCAGGGTATCGTCCGGACGGATGCGGCCGCTCCACAGGGTTCCCGTTACCACAGTACCCCAGCCCGCCACCTGGAAGGAGCGGTCCACGGGCAGTCGCACGGGTCCCTCCGCCGGACGTGGGGAACCACTCGCCACCACCCGATCCAGGGCGGCCACCAGCTCCGCAAGCCCCTCCCCGGTCTTCGCGGAGACCGGGACGATGGGCGCGTTCTCCAGAAACGTCTCCGCGAGGAAACTTCGGACGTCCTCTTGGACCAGCTCCAGCCACTCCTCATCCACGAGATCCCGCTTGGTGAGGGCCACTACCCCCCGGGGGATCCGCAGGAAGCGCAGGATGTCCACATGCTCCCGGGTCTGGGGCATGACTCCCTCGTCGCTCGCCACCACCAGCATCACCGCGTCGAACCCCGCGGCTCCCGCCAGCATGTTGCGGATCAGGCGCTCGTGGCCGGGGACGTCCACGAAGCCCACCCGGACCCCGCTCGGCAGATCCATGTGGGCGAACCCCAGGTCAATGGTCATGCCCCGACGCTTCTCCTCCTCCAGGCGGTCGGGATCTATCCCGGTGAGGGCGTACACAAGGGTGCTCTTGCCGTGGTCCACGTGCCCCGCGGTCCCCACCACCGCGGCCCGTATCGGTTCACTCCCGCTCGAGGAGGGCGGCAACAAGGCTTGCCTCCAGGTCCGGATCGTC
Above is a window of Armatimonadota bacterium DNA encoding:
- the selB gene encoding selenocysteine-specific translation elongation factor yields the protein MLPPSSSGSEPIRAAVVGTAGHVDHGKSTLVYALTGIDPDRLEEEKRRGMTIDLGFAHMDLPSGVRVGFVDVPGHERLIRNMLAGAAGFDAVMLVVASDEGVMPQTREHVDILRFLRIPRGVVALTKRDLVDEEWLELVQEDVRSFLAETFLENAPIVPVSAKTGEGLAELVAALDRVVASGSPRPAEGPVRLPVDRSFQVAGWGTVVTGTLWSGRIRPDDTLQILPSGRTVRVRGIQSHGRPVPEVRAGQRVALNLLGISREEVGRGDVLVTPGAFEAATSLDVRLQLLPGTPALRHGDRVRLYLGTAEAIGRAFLLEGATLSPGAAGFAHIRLEQPITAAFGDPFVIRRPSPMLTWGGGEVLQVNPPRSRRQDPTVLVHLRILESQDPEGVLLLAVESSGTDGSTLPDLVRRTGMAAERLHTLLLQAQAKGLVWSVRDRWIHGAVLHRIEEEILQALSAYHRTRPWRRGLPQGEWLTLIRRLGGAAWELAAERVAHRVVTDGGFVRLPDHHPVLTPDQARAVDELRSWLERSGLEGPSRTEVEQALGARAEVALQFLLDAGEALELRGLLYHRKSLERAIAVISEALHVQASLTVAAVRDLLGTSRKYVLPLLEYLDTVGVTRRQGDLRVPGPKLVRGAC